The DNA region TGAGATTCGGTCGAGACCCGTCGGTACTTGGTCGGGACCCGGTTGGGACTAGCTGAGACTCGACCAAAACACCGCCAGGACTCTGTCGGGACTCTGTTAGGACATCACCGGGACGTGTGGGACCTAGCCAAGTATTGaatgaaagtatatatatataaagaaattgtgatttttcatATGTGGTGAACATCGGAAAATATTTTGtaggaaatcatttttcaaaaatatattttccattgaaaacatttttgtgaccgaaaatattttatacCCATTCAACTCATCTCAAATAAAGCATCAAATATACAACATGTAACGATTAATCTATTTGGAAAACTGAAAATTAAGCATTGTTCGTAGTTAATCTAATGGTTTATCAACCTTTGCAATGGGGGCAGGtaatgtaaacaaaaaaaatctagatTGCCCTCATTACTTCAATAACCTATTATTCTCGACTCTCTTGACTTGGTAAACAAGAATTCTGTTGCAGTCGggaggttgaagatgaagtaAACAATCgaaaattgaaggtttgatgaAAATCTCTGTTAATAGCATGTTGAATAAGCCAAGATCTCTTTCTCCGCCACCCATTTTTTGGGAAATTGCTAAATTAAGAGGCATTACCTGCGCTACATAAACCCCACCAAACCATCACAGAAACATCAACCCAAGATTCAGATTTGTATCTCTTTCTCTgattctctctttctcgccGGAAACACCAAGCGGAAAGAGTGGTTGAAGATTTGAGATTACCATTAATGGCGAAGGAGCTGAGGCTGGTGATGAAGCCTTGGATTGAGGTAGCGCCATCACTTCTTGATTTCCCGTTGAAGCCCTCCACCACCCCTACGCTCGAGACAATTGCGGAAGAGAGAGCAGGGGAAACGGACGAAGACgacgacaacaacaacaagaacgATGATTAGTGACTTTCGTTTTGGTGggtttgattatttatttattcaagaaaataaaagagtcCAAATTTTAGTGGGAGATCAATGAAAGTTATTAGAGATGTTCAACAATGTATTATGTTTTTTTCCATCTTTGATAAAGCTCGCATGTTAATTGTAatgtattttgtaaatttacgtattaaaaaaaaaaaaaaaaaaaagtgtgttcaaaatttttgtttttgtttttgtttttgttttgttttttaaggtaTGTGACGTTTAGATTTCATAAGTACTAATTTTACAAAAAAGGAAATATGAATTTAAAAGTGTATGCACATTTAAATTTATCTGCAAAAGCTCTTAAATTTAGGTCACGGCGTCACGCAACTCTAGGGTCTTCTTTTTTTAGAccgaattattattattattattattttttaaatcgggTCGGAGGGAGTTGTTCCAAACCAAGCTAGAAAAAGGAtgagttgctttttttttttttttaataacatgtgagatacaaATGATTTAACCTAATAAACGTTCgaattataaaaattttgtagAATACAAAGTAGAATAATATTTTCAATGCCATTGAGTTTGCCTTCATCTAAGTTCGGGATCAATAGTTATCGTGATTTTATCTAACTAGTTTTTTCTTGATAGCTTTTTCAACTTTACCTTTTTCCATCCTATGAATAGAATAGGATGCCCTTTTGGTCATTTGGAGAACCTAGCATGGAATTTAACCTTAAGAGCCTCTAGCGTAACGTCCCGCTCCGCTGGGGCAAGATTTGTCAACTTGCTTGCTAAGAGGCACAAAGATACTAGAGCAATTACTGAGTGTTGTAGTCAATGCcgacaaaaacaaggaaaaaatataaaaaagcctttCAAATTATTAGCCGTTTTTGATTTAGTCccataatattttaaaagtgataaagtaccccccaaactactaaattattgcattttggccactccgttagtcaaaactaTCAGTTTGGACAGAAACtgaaaaacgacgtcgttttgttgggggctactttattactttctaaacattatggggctaaaatgaaaacggcttgTAGTTTGgaaggcttttttatattttttccaatttttttttcttcataaaagggcattgtagtaacttacccataacaaaaagacgttgttttgcagtttctgcccaaactgatggttttgactaacggagtggccaaaatgcaatagtttggtagtttggaaggctactttatcacttttggaacattaggggattaaataaaaaacgattggtaatttgggggactttttttatatttttccctaaaaacaacatcaaatttgaaagttttgttCATCAGGCAGCTAGCAGGAAGCGTCAAATTTTTGAGAAGGGTTAACTTACCTTAATTTAGTTTTGTTCATTAGGCTTTGACAACTTTTGATGTACATGTTGACAATAGTGGTAGTATTGTAATAACATTGTAAGCTGGGTTGTGTTTTATTGAGTATGACGTTTAGTTATGATATTAGGTGAGTTTGTGTTATTTGAATGCTTTTACATGTATGCAACATGattgattgttaggttttaAGGGAATTTAAATCTTTTAGATTCGCTGAAACGATcctaaaacttttttcaaacacaaggtttagaataattttctgcttactttattcataacataataacCTTTAAATAagcaaactattacaatattttttagaGTTGAGTCATCAGCTCTTATTACAATATAAACTAGActgagtcatcaagactcttacatggaataaaataaagacaatatcatataaaaataaatacaataaaatattttattgtatcatatattttaatatatcataatattaataattatttcgCATAAAACTCCATTCTCATAACAGTTTGtggcttaaaaataaaagaaaattttatactCCATAGTTTTTGCTGtaagtgttttatttatgtattagtGTCTTGTGAAAATTCAGATAATTTCATTTACAGCTTGTTTTAAAAGCCAGGGAATTACATGTGGCTAGGGGTGGTCGCGAGCGAATTCGGGATTGGCTCGTATAAGTtcgactcaattattaaatgaggcgctttgtgaacacaaatcctaactcgaatattaaacaaagcaagTTCGGTTCGACTcgtatattttttgtattaagtaactaacaatatatagtcatactatataacttattttatatatatatatataaattttttaacataaatttggtgagcgagagtgagagagtggaaAATGAGAGTTGGGGTGGAAGATGCACTGTAACTGGTAAGGGAGATTGAAAGAGAGacgttgaaaatttttttttggtagggaTGTTGTCTCACTATAGTATGAatacaacctgttaacttgtctcATATTACTAAGAAAACACCAATCCCCAAGtttacttatctataaaaggatgcatatcatttttttttttttaaccaaatgttttattgtattgactcaggctccatattcagctagccagactaagcaaatgcaCATATGCAAGTTGGCTTCTTGAGCTgcttaagagtacttgaagtttatatatatatatataaagatagcTCGAGCTGGCTCAACTTCTTAGGAGCTTGAGGTCGAGTAAAATTaaaacgagccgagcccgaaTAAGAGAAGCtagctcaagctcggctcgtttacacccttACATGTGGCATCCCCACTTCGCTTTGGAAtgaagatgtgcttatatgtatattcGCACATTTATTGACAACAACAtattttaaagccgtgatgaaCATAAACCTATGAGAATTCTGCAGCTAAGTGTACATATGCGATAGTAGTACCAACATGGATGACCTcctgagaagtttggtttgaaaGAGctaaaagcggacaatattgtgccATTGGGTGGGGCGTTACATTACAATtgccaaaatttaaaataaaatgatggaGCGTCCAATCAAATTCTCAAGGCCTAACTATATAACTTAATCTGATGTGGAAATAAGGGACAAATGGTTTACCCAAGAATAACTCCTATGAAATGGGTCTCCTTGGCTCAAAGTTAGTCCAAGCAAGCCAATTCTAGATGAATCTTGTAGATAGATCACTAAACCTTGTCAAGTCGAGATAGATAGGTGCACAAGCACAAAGAACCCAAGAATAACTCCTAGGAAATGGGTCTCCTTGGCGCAAAGTTAGTCCAATAGTCCAAGCAAGCCAATTCTGGATGAGTCTTATAGATAGATCACTAACCTTTGTCAAGTCGAGATAGATAGGTGCACAAGCACAAAGAAGAAGATCGTATGTATGCTATCCTGACTTATGTTGTGAGAACACATAATATAAAgcggaataataataataaaaaacaaaaacaaaaataaaaacaaaaataggtaCAAAGATTAAGGTGGTCGGTATATAGGCTATATCCACACATTAAAGTcttaataggctacatattTTCTTGATTGATTTACAAGTTACATAAGAGGCTTATTCATACAGGCTAATAGCCAAAGCCTCCTCACACTTAAACAATGTGAGATAAACCCACATACATATTCTCTGACATATGCCACTTGAACTCCTAATGCCAATTTAGTCTTGGGTGCTGAGGGACATTAGCATAATGGAGTGGGGGATAGAATGAAATCAATTATCCACTTGACCCCCCTCTCTAACCAACCAAGTGTGAGAAAACACCCCATAAAGAGAAGGGAATGAGTTCACTCACAAGATATACATCATTTTAGCCAAGCACTCTTTTTTTGTACAAATTCTTCAAGTTCGTTACCTTCTCTAACCAATGCTGACTTAAGTATCGAAATGATCCACAACTCGATGGAACACTTCTTGCTTGGCCTTTTTTCTTTGCAAGTTCTCTTGATTAAGGATTTAGTGTGCAACCAACTCATTCTTCAACAACTATTCgtttttccttattattttgATGCCACAATTCTGCCTCTATTTCCCTCTAAGATATAGGAATGGGGCCGGTATAGGTCATAGCCCTCTCCTCtctcaaaattcataaaaaaaagtcaatgtaaaaataaaaaattataagataatatatatatatatatatatatatatatttgtacaCTTATCAACtaaattttttggcccataGAGCCCGTGCTCGTTCTAATTTCTGCCACCGTCCCTGATTTCCTTTccgtaaaaaaaataaaataaaataagtgttAGGAGGAAAATCTTCCAAGGAAGCCATCAATCTGCTATCAGCCTGTCTCTAATTCTATAAAATTTTATGATATAGAATTACAAAttgattacaaaaataaaaaagagtaacCGACCAGTTACTAGTCACTCTCGACAACACGTGACCAAATGAAAAAGATTGATATCGATTGGATCGATCGATCATTTTATGTGTTGGACACGTGGTGCACTGCAAACCATAATTTAAAACATGTACTTAGAAAGCAACCTCAGCAATTTTGGAAGATGGTAGTGGATTGTGATTGGttgaataataaattaattaaacccagTGGAATTAGAGTGGGGCGGTGATGATGATCGATGTGATTCATAACAATCACCATTCAcaatataatgatatatatatatatatatatagagagagagagagagagagagagagagagagagagacagagacagagagagagagacagctCTAGAAAGATTTTATTTACCAATTAAAGTGATCAAACCAAATTGGAAATTACTATAcctaaagaaaattgaaattactacgttttttttttttttgtttttgttacttttcaaaataaaatattagtatTGAAAGTATTTTGAACAATTCACAAGGGATATTATTATGCATTTCTAGGTGTGAATATCAATTTGCTCATAGAAATCAGTTAAAtcggttaattaattgatttcatATTGACAATgaatagttttaattttttcgatTAATCGATTAGTCGGTTAATAGGTGGTTGGTTAATTCAGTTAATTGTCGTTACAactttttatgttaaaatttattaatttctttgtaACTACATAATCAGTACATCATGCTTTatcaatgaaaagaaaaagaaaattcatagAACATAGACAAAAATGACAGCCACAAATCAGCTAGACAAAACAATAAGGAAACTTActagataaaattcaaatttcacttCAAAAATTGGTTAAGTCAGTTAATTGTCGGTTAAccgacaaattttttttttttccttttttttttttcctattgcTTACCGAACCGAACCAAcattgaaacaatatttttatactGCATACCGACTACTAGAAGTTGATTATTGGTCGGCGGCAGTTGGTAAGCGGTAAACGATTAATCTGTTcctctatatatttttataatcttATGACATCAGTTAGATAATCTCATACTattaacatttctttttttctaaaaaaaaaaaaaaaattaacagtttttgtcatatataatatgacaatTTTAACCCTCATCAGGTTGAAGTTAGCAATAATAGGTATGAGTATTTTTAACGGAACCCAatcctctccaattcaaatgaactagaaaatatacaattagttatatttcatagataattttgtcttttcactttttgtgaGACAAAAATGTGACTCAAATATATTTAACTGGAAATGAAGTGAAGAGTATTCATTGTATCCTAATTCATTTTTAACCCCATAAATAATGAATTCATTAATTACATCAATTAAGCGGAACATAATCCTCTCTAGTttaaatgaactggataatatccagttagttatagtggagaggtatttttgtcttttcattttttgaagagATAAAAACACTTATCtattataactaactgaatatttttcagttcaaatgaaatgaagagaatcctaattcCAATTAAGCATTGTTATCACTCTTAATAATTGCTATAAAACAACACTACCAATAGTAAAAACATCAAAGAACACTTTCCCTTCGAGACTCAACTATTATTATACACTTTCCCGTCAAGTCTCAACAATTATTATGCACTTATTTTATCCCATGTTGTCATATATTCTGTTTGGTCGCCGGGAAAATGCCAAGTGGAGAAAAATACTGGTATATATGGAATCAGACTCATACCAAGTAGGAATATGCGATTTGCATGACATTATAGTAAAACAAAAGTAGCAGCCTCATAATTGTAGGgaatataaaacatatatgcatAATGCATAAACAACCACCCATATGTttcaaataatttgttttagttACATCCAGATAAGTTCATCTGGCAAACGATCCTCATCCAACAATATGAAAACGTTGTTtgtattataataataattgtgaCATAAGAATTCagattgttatttattttttcaggatAACATCGGATAGTAGCTAGGTTGCTTCACGTCTGATTAAATTCTGGTGACCACATTTTGGTTCCTATCTTTCTTGGACatacaatatttttttgaacaaCGCTCCAAACTTCATATCGCTCTctctttttcataaaaaaaattaaaattaaatttatacaGTTAAAaggaagggttaaatacctaaaaCTCGCTTAGGGtttgaactctttatttttttcttctacggtttgatttttatcacaggaggtacctATAGTTTTCATAAAGACAGAAATAATACTTCCGTCCATCTACCGTTAGAAAACTTAACAGAAATCCACgtcactgacacgtggaccaattaaaattcgacacctGACATAAGTGCCAAGTCATCAGTGATGACTAGATATTAACCCTgccacctaatttttttttttttttatatatataaaaaaaagcctagataacaaattaaaaatactcggttttattttgataaataggTATTCCTTGTGCACCAAAGATTATATATAACAGAACCCAACACCAAGCAGCACGGGGTACCTTTGAACATGGTTATAtggtttttaatttgttatatggtttttttttttttttaataggttgAAGGGTTAATATCTAGTCCTCATTGATGACTTGACATTTATGCCaagtgtcgaattttaattggtccatgtGTCAATGACGTGGATTTTCATTAAGTTTTCTAACGACAGATGGACAGAAGTACCATTTCCGTCTTTATAAAAACCACAAGTACCTCATGTGACAGAATTTCAAACcctagagggaaaaaaataaatagttcaaATCCTATGGGGCTTTTagatatttaaccctaaaaagaaACGTTTATGTTTTTATAGGCAGTGTAATTGCGACGTTGTATTCTTACTCGCTTCCTACCAAAATTAACTAACATTTTTATGCTTGAATCTAGGGAAGTAAAATTTTGACACGACTTGCGAATTTAACACGAAATTAAAAGGGTTAGGGTTGAAGAgtttgatccatttaattaaaggaGCAAGGTTAGAGTTTACTTATATAGTGTTATACCCATGTCTCGACATGATCTGAACCTGATACGCGACATAATGGCTaacaatttttgatataatttgtAAACTCGACACAAACTTAGTCCAAAATTAGAAGGTTAGGATTGAAGAgtttgatccgtttaattaaataggttgagTTAGTATTGAGCTATATAATCTTATGTTCATTACTCATGCTTTGACACGACCCTAACTCGACACATAAAGATGAATTGTCCACCCTACTTGAATCTAATTACTTTTACACCAAGCTGGACTCTTTAActttaaggctccgtttacttcgatgtaaaatggtttctgtcgaaaaatattttcagggaagtcattttccctgaaaatgcTTTCCgccaaaaacattttatggcGTTTACTACACGCAcggaaaatcaaaattttttttttccttatatatatatattttcattaaatcatattaaactctaaattacgaaaatgtcctgACCGAGTCCCACAAGGACCCTACTGCGACTCACCCGGGACCCCCCCGAACCCTGCCTAGACCCTATTAGGACCCCGTTGGGATCAACCCGAGACCTAGGcaagacccgcccaagacccgataaggacattttcgtaatttagtatttaatatgattttgcgcACACACCAAATACCGAAAATTGTTTTCCAGGAAAATGTTGTttgctgaaaatgttttccgacGATAGAGACCCGCCTAATTTTCCATACATGCCAAATaccggaaaatattttataagaaatCATTTGCAAGGAAAATCTTTTCTgccgaaaatattttctgacgagTCCCGGGTGAGTCCCGGTCAAttcctgggcaggtcccgggctGGTCCCTGTCAGGTCTCAACGGAttcccgggcaagtcccaagcaggtccaggtggggtcctgggcaagtcctggGCTAGTGCTGGGTAGATCCCtatcaagtcccgagcgggtctcaGTCAGGTCTCAGGTGGGTCCCAGGGAGGTCTGGTCGGGTCCCCGGTGGGTCTTGGTCAGGTACAGGCAAGATCCTGCGTGGGTCCCGGTTAGATCTCGGCGTGGTCCCGGGCGAGTGccgggcaggtcctggtcaagtctcggAAGGGTCCCGGTGGGGTCTCGTGCAAGTCCCTGGCGGGTCCTAGGTAGGTTTGGGCatgtcccgatcaagtcctggcagggtcctgggcaggtcccagtcaagttcTGTGCAGGTCCGGTtgggtcccagtcaggtcccggtggggtcccggtcaagtctcggtcaAGACCCGGGCGGATTCTGGGCAGGTCCCAGCCAAGTCCTGGCGGGGTCTTGTGCAAGTCCCTGGCGAGTCCTAGGTAGGTTCGGGCatgtcccggtcaagtcccggcggggtcctgggcaggtcctaGTCAAGTTCTGGGCAGGTTCGGttgggtcccggtcaggtcccggcggggtcccaggcaagtcctaggcgggttcttgtcgggtcccgggcaagtcctggtcgggtcccgggcaggtcctagCGGGGTCCCGAGTGGGTCTTGGGCGAGTCCCAGTCAAGTTCCGGCAaggtcttgggcgggtcttAACAGGgtccgtcgatttgagaatgtgatgctcaaagtcgaaaaatgatttacggttttcaaaatcgtaaaccattttttgaaaattaaagaataattttcggtgaaaaagaaaatatttttctttgatcaCTATTTTACGTTGCGATAAATACCGaccattttacgttgaagtaaaCGAAGCCTAACTGTCAATCCCTTATAAACTGCCAATCTAATTACATTGCTTGGGCTTGCAATAAATTTCAGACAAACCAtgaggttttttatttattttttatttttttaaatctgtgCAGACAAACTGTTAGTTAAATTAACTAGAAACAAATATTGACTAACTAGTATTTAATACGcttgatgctttttttttttttttttgaattacgattctctcatattttttaaaatatgagattcttatattgtaatatttgatttctttattatatttaacggtcaaaataaatatagaatATATGAATTATTGATACAAGTgaatttgataaattaaaaactaaaattttgataattttttttttgttttttttaattgttgtaaTTAGAGGTATTGGTAGTTGAATGGCGACACATCCCAAAGCAATCAATTGtgcccaaaagaaaaaagaaaagtaaaattcCCAAAAAGCTCGAAGACAGTGAAGCAATATTAGACCGTTGCCTACTTGCCTGCCTAATCTCGATTAGCTGACCGTTTTGCCTTTAACCAGAACCACAAATAGCCGTTGAATAACTTGAATTAATTGAACTTTGGGTACCACACTGGACCATCAATGTACCAGCTGGGAAGTAActagaaaagtaaaagaaagaaaaaagaaaaaaaaaaaaaggagaaagtaATCGAGAGCCGTTGGAGGACAGGGTGGGTCCATGCAAGCGAAATCAAGCAAGATGGGCGGCATAAAATTATgttaatcatatcatcattagTGTGTCCCAtacataataattaatattagataaaaacaaataaattattaattattgacCCTCATACTCTCTGCCTCTCCATAAATACCCCTTCTATTCTCTATCTACAcatattcccaaaaaaaaaaacaacacactctacttctctctctttctgtgtGAATTGTGTTCATCAGCAGCTGAGTGAAAATGGCGAAGGACGTTGAGGTTGCAGAGCAAGGGGAGTACTCGGCAAAAGACTACCATGACCCTCCTCCGGCGCCTTTGATCGACCCAGAGGAGCTGACCCAGTGGTCATTTTACAGAGCTATTATAGCGGAGTTCATTGCCACGCTTCTTTTCCTCTACATCACAGTGTTGACTGTGATTGGGTACAAGAGCCAGAGCGAGAACGATGAATGTGGTGGGGTTGGCATTCTTGGCATCGCTTGGGCCTTCGGCGGCATGATCTTCGTCCTTGTTTACTGCACCGCCGGTATCTCTGGTGAGTTAATTTCCTCACCCGCCCATGCAATCGCAaatccaatttatttatttttataaaactaACTAGCTTtgtagtaattaattaatggattAATCGTTTGATTGAATAAttgtatttatgttttaaatacttgaattctttttattttattttttcaaattttttgtgaaaaattgaaGTTCAATTAGTGAGCATGTATTGGTAACGTGAGCAGGAGGACACATCAACCCAGCGGTGACGTTCGGGCTGTTCCTGGCGCGCAAGGTGTCACTCATCCGGGCCTTGTTGTACATGATAGCACAGTGCTTGGGTGCAATCTGCGGTTGTGGGCTGGTGAAGGCCTTCCAGAAGTCTTACTACACCAGATACGGAGGTGGGGCCAACGAGCTTGCAGCTGGGTACAACAAGGGCGTCGGATTGGGGGCCGAGATCATCGGTACCTTCGTTCTTGTCTACACCGTCTTCTCAGCCACTGATCCTAAGAGGAACGCAAGAGACTCCCATGTTCCTGTAAGCACCTGATCGCACCTTCTCCTTTCATGCAATTATATTCCTATGCTCTATGATCTTGCCTACCCAAAATGAAAAGATACGTGCTGTGTATGAGctactttttttcctttttctaaggCTATATGTGGCTATTATCTCATCCCAACTCTCAAGTgttggattaaatttatttccaAGAAAGTGATTGAGGTTGTGGGTTTCAACATTTGTGTGCTGAAAAAGGAAACATGCCTACCTTTTTGATGGGTAATGGGTTCCATTAAACTTTTGGAAAAGTAGCTTGGATGGATGAACAATTTGAGAATGCATTTCTTACATTATATGGAAATTTATCAATTTATGAGAGATGCCTCTTTAGTTGACTCTCATATAATTGGAATCATGCGGCAGTTATCTCAGTTGCATAGGATATGAtgatttggttgatttttttttttttttcctaattgattttgtttgttgttaaATGAAGGTTTTGGCACCACTCCCCATCGGATTTGCTGTGTTCATGGTTCACTTGGCCACAATCCCAGTCACTGGTACTGGCATCAACCCAGCTAGAAGTTTTGGAGCTGCAGTGATCTACAACAAAGATAAGGCCTGGGATGACCAAGTATGTCTCTTCTTCCTacctttcattattattattattattattacttctCATATTTCAGTCTCTGATCtatattaatttgttaataaattaatgaagaCTAATGATCTTTTTATGACATGGTTTCAGTGGATTTTCTGGGTTGGACCATTTATTGGAGCTGCCATTGCTGCCTTCTACCACCAGTTCATCCTTAGAGCAGGAGCCATAAAGGCTCTAGGATCCTTCAGAAGCAATGCTTAAGCTTTTCAATGCAAGTCTGTCTGAGGGTCCCTCTATGCAATCATCTATCTTTATCTGTTTCCCATGGGTTGGAGGACTAAATTAATGGAAGTGTAGATAAACATGCCAATGGGGGGCAGGGgtgtattttgaatttttttttttttttttttttccttcttttttttggggcttTGCATGTATGTATTTATGTGGTCATTGTTGTCCTTTTGCATATTTACTTCTTTCTATGTGGTGTATCATCCATGTTGTTTCCACATAAAGCTAGTGAAATGGTTTGTGCTCATCATCttatttgctttttaaaaaatttcctccCAAGTTTCAATGTGAGGGGACTGAGTCTCTGAGAAAATGACTCGCACTTGAGAATGCAGCATTAGTCATAACTCAAAGTGACGTTACGATAAGGGTAATGTCAGTAacttttagaatttaaaaattatatttaggaCTTCAAGCCTTGCAAGAAGAATCTAGAGATAGATGGAGATCAGGTATATTTTTCCATGGTTACCGAATATTCTCACATAAAACCTAAAGGAAAAATGGTActtgaaaaaagagaagaaaaggaactaacttttcatatatataagcCAAAACTAAAGTtcaaattgcattttaaaaGTTCTAAACAAATATTCTTTACCTAATAACTctgaaaaaaaatgctaattatatctatgctattattttaaaaaaattagtcaatttaaattttttttaaaatttattatatgaCTTAATTCAATAACTAAGCACTACGAGACTTAGTGTTAAACTCTCTTTGCATCGTTCTAGGCATCCTTATCCTCAATGTGTTAAATTATTTGAAGTGACTTTTGATGAAAGAGCTTAGCATCATCAtcaactaatatatatatatatatatatatatatatatatatatatattagttgtACTAGAAAGCGACACAACCCAAAAGATTAGTATGAGTTGGCTTATGTGGTGGTGGATGTAGAAAGAGCAATGATATTATGCATT from Corylus avellana chromosome ca10, CavTom2PMs-1.0 includes:
- the LOC132163668 gene encoding aquaporin PIP2-7, which codes for MAKDVEVAEQGEYSAKDYHDPPPAPLIDPEELTQWSFYRAIIAEFIATLLFLYITVLTVIGYKSQSENDECGGVGILGIAWAFGGMIFVLVYCTAGISGGHINPAVTFGLFLARKVSLIRALLYMIAQCLGAICGCGLVKAFQKSYYTRYGGGANELAAGYNKGVGLGAEIIGTFVLVYTVFSATDPKRNARDSHVPVLAPLPIGFAVFMVHLATIPVTGTGINPARSFGAAVIYNKDKAWDDQWIFWVGPFIGAAIAAFYHQFILRAGAIKALGSFRSNA